The Lycium barbarum isolate Lr01 chromosome 9, ASM1917538v2, whole genome shotgun sequence genome has a segment encoding these proteins:
- the LOC132611600 gene encoding uncharacterized protein LOC132611600: protein MDKSWIGMPRNTPEYVIGLNQFLNFAFNNAAIGDKIKCPCPKCGSRKWQTRKIVFNHLIDKPFPKTYVTWFMHGEMNVLHNSRNREVTQYVSPTENPVELLINEAFGGLRHEGVDVGPSQVVGEEEMLHDMPASNNKDLFELLGDGRQELYEGSKYSKLEFLLKLYHIKCLSGLSDKGMTMILDLLKDAFKFAKIPNSFYEAKKTIKKLCLDYIKIDVCPNDCMLYWEDDVNAETCKYCHTSRWKPENESNKDYAPTTSKKQKKKRKKPAKILRYFPLKPRLQRLFMCSKIAEHMSWHAEDSNKDGTIRHPRDGEAWKRFNTTFPEFASDPRNVRLGLASDGFNPFGTMSTNYSIWPVVLVPYNLPPWLCMKQPNFILSMIIPGPRTAGNNIDVYLQPLIKELNELWREGVDTFDSSKDEMFRMRAALMWIVSDFPGLDILSGWNTHTGLACPSCNFDAEPCRLRHSRKWCFIGHRRFLGRNHKFRLMRHRFDGNVEERTPPKKLSGSDILQQVKDISVTFGRQAELSGKRKRNGKGGVGEGATQ from the coding sequence ATGGATAAATCTTGGATTGGAATGCCAAGGAACACACCAGAGTATGTGATTGGTTTGAATCAATTTCTGAATTTTGCATTTAACAATGCAGCTATAGGAGATAAAATAAAATGTCCATGTCCTAAATGTGGTTCTAGGAAGTGGCAGACCAGAAAAATAGTGTTTAATCATTTGATTGACAAGCCGTTCCCTAAAACCTATGTCACTTGGTTTATGCACGGGGAAATGAATGTATTGCATAATTCCAGAAATAGAGAGGTCACTCAATATGTATCACCCACTGAAAATCCTGTAGAATTATTGATTAATGAAGCATTTGGGGGCTTAAGGCATGAGGGTGTTGATGTAGGTCCGTCACAAGTGGTGGGAGAAGAAGAAATGTTACATGATATGCCTGCTTCAAATAACAAAGATTTGTTTGAGTTGCTTGGAGATGGACGTCAAGAATTGTATGAAGGGTCTAAGTACTCAAAGTTGGAATTTTTATTAAAGCTTTATCACATAAAGTGTTTGTCTGGGTTAAGTGACAAGGGAATGACTATGATACTAGATCTACTCAAAGATGCATTTAAATTTGCAAAGATTCCTAATTCTTTTTATGAGgccaagaaaaccatcaagaagTTGTGTCTTGATTATATCAAGATAGATGTTTGTCCAAATGATTGCATGTTGTACTGGGAAGATGATGTTAATGCAGAAACATGCAAGTATTGTCACACTTCTAGATGGAAGCCCGAGAATGAGAGCAATAAAGATTATGCACCTACTACAAGtaagaaacaaaagaagaaaagaaaaaagcctGCAAAAATTTTGCGCTACTTTCCATTAAAACCAAGATTACAAAGATTATTCATGTGCTCTAAGATTGCTGAGCATATGAGCTGGCATGCGGAGGATAGTAACAAAGATGGAACCATAAGACATCCTAGAGATGGTGAGGCATGGAAGAGGTTTAATACAACTTTTCCTGAATTTGCTTCTGATCCTCGAAATGTTCGATTAGGTCTAGCTAGTGATGGTTTCAATCCTTTTGGGACAATGAGTACTAATTATAGCATTTGGCCTGTGGTTTTGGTTCCATATAACCTTCCTCCTTGGTTGTGTATGAAACAACCAAATTTCATCCTCTCAATGATCATTCCAGGTCCACGTACGGCAGGGAATAACATAGATGTATACCTACAACCTCTTATTAAGGAGTTGAATGAGTTATGGAGGGAAGGTGTAGACACTTTTGATTCATCAAAGGATGAAATGTTTAGAATGCGAGCAGCTCTTATGTGGATAGTCAGTGATTTTCCTGGACTTGATATCTTATCTGGTTGGAACACACATACTGGTCTTGCGTGCCCCTCTTGTAATTTTGACGCAGAACCTTGTCGACTTCGTCATAGTAGAAAGTGGTGCTTTATTGGCCATCGTCGGTTTTTGGGAAGAAATCATAAATTTAGACTGATGAGGCATCGTTTTGATGGGAATGTCGAAGAGAGGACCCCTCCGAAGAAGTTATCAGGGTCAGACATCTTGCAACAAGTGAAAGATATCAGTGTCACATTTGGAAGACAAGCAGAATTGAGTGGTAAAAGGAAACGAAATGGGAAAGGGGGTGTTGGAGAAGGTGCAACTCAATAA
- the LOC132611601 gene encoding uncharacterized protein LOC132611601: MHIEKNVFDNIIYSLLNDKEKSKDHVKARRDLQDMGIRHDLWPDENDECRLGAFTIPKEKKVTFLKTLKNISVPDGYSSNISRCVYLDQKRVFGLKSHDFHILMEQLLPIAIRNVLPNQVFATLVELSSFFRHLCWKSLTLADLEKLQNRIVETLCHLEMLFPPSFFTVMVHLTIHLVDEVIQGGPVHYRWMYFVERLLGHLKSLVGNRSQPEGSIAEGYIVEEALTFCSRYFEGIESRLNRPKRVNDEPNCNEASEKSSMFPQQGKPVGGSTTEPLAFLEKTQAPRYVLLNCATVKPFVDEFRHHIRRSRGRKLSPTEVERRVSKEFPDWFPKRIMNPDIADTISDDMKFLAQGPAQDARRFSAYNINGFKFRTLSREQGLKTQNSGVFLVSDTSCVASSADRYARQADLPYYGRLEDIIELNYYGRFRVVLFKCQWADTTRNRGFKSDVWKFNCVNFSKLIHTGDREDDDPYIEASQANMVYYVDDETDKGWSVAVHLKPRDLFDMGEVDEEEIYENEPYRQQEFGQFFDVDYENIQIAIEEHMTE; encoded by the exons atgcatattgaaaaaaatgTGTTTGACAATATTATATACTCTTTGctaaatgataaagaaaaatcaaaggatcATGTTAAGGCTCGAAGAGATCTACAAGATATGGGTATAAGGCATGATCTTTGGCCGGATGAGAATGATGAATGTAGGCTTGGTGCATTTACAATTCCAAAGGAAAAGAAAGTGACCTTCCTCAAGACTTTAAAGAATATCTCTGTGCCAGATGGTTATTCAAGTAATATATCTCGTTGTGTTTATTTGGATCAGAAAAGGGTCTTTGGACTAAAAAGTCATGATTTTCACATCCTTATGGAACAATTGTTACCTATAGCAATTCGCAATGTGCTTCCAAACCAGGTTTTTGCCACTTTGGTAGAGCTTTCCTCCTTTTTTAGGCATCTTTGTTGGAAAAGCTTAACCCTCGCAGACCTTGAAAAGCTGCAAAATCGAATTGTGGAAACTTTGTGCCATCTAGAGATGTTGTTCCCTCCATCATTTTTTACTGTAATGGTTCATCTAACTATTCATCTAGTGGATGAAGTAATACAAGGTGGCCCGGTGCATTATCGATGGATGTATTTTGTTGAAAG ATTGTTAGGTCATTTAAAGTCCCTTGTAGGGAACAGATCACAACCAGAAGGTTCCATAGCTGAAGGCTACATAGTTGAAGAAGCTCTAACTTTTTGTTCTCGTTATTTTGAGGGAATTGAGTCAAGGTTAAATCGACCTAAACGTGTAAATGATGAACCAAATTGTAATGAGGCTTCTGAAAAGTCATCTATGTTCCCCCAACAAGGTAAACCTGTTGGAGGCTCCACAACAGAACCATTGGCTTTTTTGGAGAAAACACAAGCTCCTCGATATGTGTTACTTAATTGCGCAACAGTGAAGCCATTTGTTGA TGAATTTAGACATCACATCAGAAGAAGTAGAGGCCGAAAACTTTCACCAACAGAGGTAGAGAGGAGAGTTAGTAAAGAGTTCCCTGATTGGTTTCCTAAGAGA ATAATGAATCCGGATATAGCAGACACTATCTCCGATGATATGAAGTTCTTAGCACAAGGTCCGGCACAAGATGCAAGAAGATTCAGTGCTTATAACATTAATGGATTCAAATTTCGGACTTTGTCTAGAGAACAAGGATTAAAAACTCAAAATAGCGGAGTCTTTCTTGTCTCTGACACTTCTTGTGTTGCATCTAGTGCAGATAGGTATGCAAGACAAGCAGACCTGCCATATTACGGGAGGTTGGAAGATATTATTGAGCTTAATTACTATGGCCGATTCAGGGTTGTTCTCTTCAAATGTCAGTGGGCTGACACTACTCGAAACAGAGGGTTCAAATCAGATGTTTGGAAGTTTAATTGTGTCAACTTCTCTAAATTGATTCACACTGGTGATCGTGAGGATGACGATCCATATATTGAAGCATCACAAGCAAATATGGTTTATTATGTTGATGATGAAACTGATAAAGGATGGAGTGTGGCAGTACATCTAAAGCCAAGAGATTTGTTTGACATGGGAGAGGTTGATGAAGAGGAAATATACGAGAATGAACCATATCGACAACAAGAATTTGGACAATTTTTTGATGTTGATTACGAGAATATCCAAATTGCAATAGAGGAGCATATGACTGAATAG
- the LOC132610274 gene encoding uncharacterized protein LOC132610274: MPRFKRLQKKQNSVQSVSQPVAESGPSFLQSTPCLPTHPTMSVRATTHLAPSFQPTSQATPKPQPVSQPSRSVHSISHPAPMDQEAPQPASAVHPASQPSRSVHSTSNLASTDQDSPQPALSVHSTSHLASTDQDSPQPAPTVQAASKKRSRSHWIVDAIDSEENIRKLKVKVNEVINLTCEERIVVDFDYLDEPFGDGRGLLSRFCGILACDCSLFPINFEKWLSLPISYFNRVFDQIIKPKFFFRTTESVAMGHIYKSIGKKWAANKNNLWRTHEDLLKSKTEIIESVPDGIPRDQWISFVDYQYKDSTKAMRLRNAENRKKQTIPHTGGSKANATRRAEMMA; this comes from the exons ATGCCAAGGTTCAAGCGTTTGCAGAAGAAGCAAAATTCAGTTCAGTCAGTATCTCAACCAGTTGCTGAATCAGGACCTTCTTTTCTTCAATCAACGCCATGCCTGCCAACGCATCCGACCATGTCAGTTCGGGCAACAACACATCTGGCCCCATCATTTCAGCCTACATCGCAGGCGACTCCAAAACCTCAGCCGGTATCACAACCGTCTCGATCAGTTCACTCAATATCCCATCCCGCTCCGATGGATCAGGAAGCACCACAGCCGGCTTCAGCAGTTCACCCAGCATCACAGCCATCTCGGTCAGTTCACTCGACATCAAATTTGGCTTCGACAGATCAGGACTCACCACAGCCAGCTCTGTCAGTTCACTCGACATCACATTTGGCTTCGACAGATCAGGACTCACCACAGCCAGCTCCAACAGTTCAGGCCGCATCCAAAAAACGTTCTAGGTCGCATTGGATTGTAGACGCAATAG ATTCAGAAGAAAATATCAGGAAACTTAAAGTGAAAGTTAATGAAGTGATCAATTTAACGTGTGAAGAACGTATTGTGGTTGATTTTGATTACTTGGATGAACCATTTGGAGATGGGCGCGGCCTTCTTTCACGCTTTTGTGGAATTTTGGCGTGTGACTGCTCTTTATTTCCAATCAACTTTGAGAAATGGTTAAGTTTACCTATTTCATACTTCAACCGCGTCTTCGATCAAATTATAAAG CCCAAGTTCTTCTTTAGGACAACCGAGTCAGTTGCAATGGGACATATCTATAAATCTATTGGAAAGAAGTGGGCTGCAAATAAAAATAACTTGTGGAGGACACATGAAGACCTGCTTAAAAGTAAAACTGAGATTATTGAAAGTGTGCCGGATGGGATTCCACGTGATCAATGGATTTCTTTTGTTGATTACCAATATAAAGATTCAACAAAG GCAATGCGTTTAAGAAATGCTGAAAATCGAAAGAAACAGACTATACCACACACAGGCGGCTCCAAAGCGAATGCTACGAGAAGGGCTGAAATG ATGGCTTAG